The window GGGCGTGCGCGATTATATGGATAACACCCGCGAACACGCCAAAGAACAGGGCTTTGTCGAAACCATTTTCGGTCGCCGTTTATACCTGCCGGAAATCCGCGCGAAAAATGCACCACGTCGCCAGCATGCCGAGCGTACCGCGATTAACGCGCCGATGCAGGGTTCCGCCGCCGACATTATCAAACGCGCCATGATCCGCGTTGCCGGCTGGTTACCCGGCAGCGGTTTTGATGCACGTATGCTGATGCAGGTACACGATGAACTGATTCTTGAAGTGAAAGAAGATCAGGCGGAAGCCTTTGCGGCAGAACTTAAACAGCAAATGGAACAGGCGGCAGAATTAAAAGTGCCGTTAGTGGTGGAAGCCGGAATTGGTGATAACTGGGAGCAGGCGCACTGATTTTTTGTCTGATGGTTTGTCTGGTGGGCAATGCCCACCAGATATAACAATCTTCAGAAAGCCCACTTACCAATCCGGTCCATATGCAATGTCCCCAGATACAGCCCGTCATCTTCCGGCTGAACTGAGGTTACTTCGCCAATCGCAACCGCTGCCTGGTCGTGCAGGCTCTGCAATATTTCACCCTGAGCACTAATCTGCAGAATCAGGCCGTAAGGTTTGGGTACTGGTGCTAACGATTTGGGCAATTTAGCCAGCTGATTTTTTACCCATGGGTTAGCGTGGAATTTATCCACCAGTTTTGGCCGCAGGCCGTACATGGCAACCCAGTAAGTGCCATCAGCGGCGCGGGCAATGCCATCCGGCAGGCCGGGCAATTTATCCAGCAGGATTTCTTTCTGTCCGGCTTTAGGGCCGGTTAACCAGACCTTACTGATCTGATAGGTAAAGGTTTCGTTAATCAGTACATAGCTCTGATCGGCCGACACCGCCACGCCATTGGCAAAGGCAAAACCATCGGCCAATAACGTCAGGCTTTTATTCTGTGGATTAAACGCAAATAAACGCCCGGACGGGCGGCCATCAAGAATGTCGAGCACGATATCTTTCAGTGCATAACGGTTACTGGCATCGGAGAAATAAATGGTGCCGTCGGCGCCGATATCCACATCGTCGACAACGCCCAGTTTTTCATTGTTATAGCGGTCGGCCAGCACACTGATTTTGGCGGTCGGGCTCATGCTCAGCAGGCCTTTTTCTGCGTCGGCAATAATCAGATTCTGCTCGCTGTCAAAATGCAGCCCCAGTGGCCGGCCACCTGTGTTGGTCAGCGTTTCCCAATCACTGTACGGGCACTTGCGCAGAATGCTGCCGTCGAGCGTGCCTGTGTATAAGCAACCGAGCTTATCTTTGGCAATATCTTCACCACCGGCTTTGCCGGCCGGCAGTTTGGTTATCTGTGTGCTTTGCAGCATATCGTTCGTCGCCAGAACACCGGCGAAGGCCAGAGGACGTGAGGCGTTAACCGCAACAGAGTCGATAGGAGAGGGCCACAAAACAGCGCCGGCCAGCGCCAGTCCGGTGATCAACAGCAGTTTTTTCAGCATCTGAATGTCCTTTTTTATTTGATTATGTTGGGCTGAACGCGGGTTGCACAGGGGCAATATTGCCATAGCCGTAACAGGGATATTCAGTGCTGTACGACCTGTCAGGCATATTAATGTTAAAAATATTAAGAAATCAGATGCTTTTTAAGCCATGTTTGGCAAAAATAACGCCTTTGCACCATAGCAGGGCGTTATGCGCGTTGGTGGTGTGCCATTCACGCGTTATACGAGAGCTGTTATGCGTTACGAGTCAGTAAAAGATTTTCTTGATGTTGTTGCTCAGCGAAACCCTGGTCAGCCTGAATATCTGCAGGCCGTTGCTGAGGTGATGGAGAGTCTGTGGCCTTTTATTACCACTCATCCTCATTACGCCGAACAGGGGCTGCTGGAACGACTGATTGAGGCTGAGCGTATCATTCAGTTCCGTGTGTCCTGGGTGGACGACAACGGCGACGTGCAGGTTAACCGTGGCTACCGTGTGCAGCACAGTGCTGCGATCGGGCCTTATAAAGGCGGCCTGCGTTTTCACCCGTCGGTGAATCAGTCTGTACTGAAGTTTCTGGCCTTTGAGCAGATGTTCAAGAATGCCCTGACCACTCTGCCAATGG of the Thalassolituus hydrocarboniclasticus genome contains:
- a CDS encoding SMP-30/gluconolactonase/LRE family protein; this translates as MLKKLLLITGLALAGAVLWPSPIDSVAVNASRPLAFAGVLATNDMLQSTQITKLPAGKAGGEDIAKDKLGCLYTGTLDGSILRKCPYSDWETLTNTGGRPLGLHFDSEQNLIIADAEKGLLSMSPTAKISVLADRYNNEKLGVVDDVDIGADGTIYFSDASNRYALKDIVLDILDGRPSGRLFAFNPQNKSLTLLADGFAFANGVAVSADQSYVLINETFTYQISKVWLTGPKAGQKEILLDKLPGLPDGIARAADGTYWVAMYGLRPKLVDKFHANPWVKNQLAKLPKSLAPVPKPYGLILQISAQGEILQSLHDQAAVAIGEVTSVQPEDDGLYLGTLHMDRIGKWAF